In the genome of Pelobacter seleniigenes DSM 18267, one region contains:
- a CDS encoding GGDEF domain-containing protein, producing the protein MLSNRSLRFKINLSIAMILLIVTLVFGSILAIYEITRRNDAIQQVKQFLDDLTAQYSEQLGNEIFAGQELALSATLAQLKKRSNILTIDTYDQVGNLVVTTAAKSPEGLELDQLRPFGSPVARLQHWHNQPVLSYISPIIAYNEPVGYWQIRYAMTTLNQQTLEIVSIFSALIISLSLLLGLLLNNILRRFVLKPVYALQKTMHSIENRDGPADQEEIDDEQRLARMVCAFDEHSCHLKVSKETQDEIGSLGYAFQQMLLALKNAYIGSRTDVLTKLNNRRKLDEVLAFEIKQSSRYQNPFAFILIDIDYFKTVNDTHGHLVGDRVLVELAELLQNCLRTTDIAGRWGGEEFIIILPQQKRLHAQQLAEKLRNTICSHRFTDANITITASFGISEYLPGDSAAGLVKRADDALYEAKRFGRNRIVWQ; encoded by the coding sequence ATGCTGAGCAACAGAAGCCTGCGCTTTAAAATCAATCTCTCCATCGCCATGATCCTGCTGATCGTCACCCTGGTGTTCGGCTCCATTCTGGCGATCTATGAAATCACCCGCCGGAACGATGCCATCCAGCAAGTCAAACAGTTCCTTGATGACCTGACCGCCCAATATTCGGAACAGCTCGGCAATGAAATTTTTGCCGGTCAGGAACTGGCACTTTCCGCCACCCTGGCTCAGCTCAAGAAGCGAAGTAACATTTTGACGATCGACACTTATGATCAGGTCGGTAACCTTGTGGTCACCACCGCAGCTAAGTCCCCGGAAGGTCTCGAACTGGATCAGTTACGACCGTTCGGTTCCCCTGTTGCCCGCCTGCAGCATTGGCATAACCAGCCGGTGCTGAGCTATATCAGCCCCATCATTGCCTACAACGAACCCGTGGGTTATTGGCAGATCCGCTATGCCATGACGACATTGAACCAGCAGACTCTGGAGATCGTCAGCATCTTTAGCGCCCTGATCATTTCCCTGTCATTGCTCCTCGGCCTGTTGCTCAATAATATTCTGCGGCGCTTTGTCCTCAAACCGGTCTATGCGCTGCAAAAAACCATGCACTCTATCGAAAACAGGGATGGTCCAGCCGATCAGGAAGAGATCGACGACGAACAGAGACTGGCCAGGATGGTCTGTGCTTTTGACGAACACTCCTGCCACTTGAAGGTTTCGAAAGAGACCCAGGATGAAATCGGCTCTTTGGGCTATGCTTTTCAGCAAATGCTGCTGGCCCTGAAGAATGCCTATATCGGCAGCCGAACCGATGTCCTGACCAAACTCAATAACCGCAGAAAGCTGGATGAAGTTCTGGCCTTCGAAATCAAGCAATCCAGCCGCTACCAAAATCCCTTTGCCTTCATCCTGATCGATATCGACTACTTTAAAACCGTCAATGACACCCATGGCCACCTGGTCGGGGACAGGGTTCTGGTGGAATTGGCCGAACTGCTGCAGAACTGTTTACGGACAACCGACATTGCCGGACGTTGGGGCGGCGAAGAATTCATCATCATCCTGCCCCAACAAAAACGGCTGCATGCGCAACAGCTGGCGGAAAAGCTCCGCAACACGATCTGCAGCCACCGGTTTACCGATGCCAACATTACCATTACCGCCAGTTTTGGCATCAGCGAATATCTGCCCGGAGATTCCGCTGCCGGCCTGGTCAAGAGAGCCGATGACGCTCTCTATGAAGCAAAGCGGTTTGGCCGCAACCGCATTGTCTGGCAATAG